The Acipenser ruthenus chromosome 46, fAciRut3.2 maternal haplotype, whole genome shotgun sequence genomic interval tgcccttcgaaatggtgatatcatggggcaagttcagtatggaagagggggtcttggtctcagttcagctcctcctacatggcacaaggccgccccagctcaaaggaggaagttggtagtcaacctggtgcaaaagcaggaggagaggatgaggtgtataaaggccatttcccagggcAAGCAGGGAGAgttgggagagtgtggaacaacgcaagattagctggcaagacctatggtcaatggaacagagcaggatcagtttcctcatcaggtcaacatatgatgttctcccatcaccacagaacctaaacctctgggtaggagaggatccctcatgtcctttgtgttcatcacctgcaacattaaggctcattttgacaggatgtaaggtggctcttagccaaggacggtttacttggcgcaatgaccaggtgctgcgatgtttggccttagcactggaagacaagcgtaacatgaccaattagttgccacctgttccatcaaaacattacacacaaaagacaacattcctccgcccaggagagcaactaccaagaaaaggtgttaaaaccaatcctcgtccaggacaactggaagttgctagagattggaaaatgctggcagatgttggtcaacggcttatttttccacctgagattgccaccactaaccttcgaccagatattgtggtctggatcagcacgccttgttcacctggtagagctaacagtgccatgggaggatgctgtagaagaggcgtatgagaggaagaaactgcggtatgctcaacaagccactgaagtggaacaacgaggatggagagtccgggtttactcagtggaagtgggttgttgaggatttgtggcacactctacaacccggtttctcagagacgttggattcagtggccaagagttgcgtcgcacactgaagaacttatctgaagcagcagagaggagcagcaactggctgtggttgagacggaaagattctggctggggatctcaagcacaatagaaagaaagaaacgctgatgtacaggtaagtaagctgggctgagttgagtgggggacggaggggggtgatgctgggacgccagaatcaccgtcgagccctcttgaggtgtcatgggctagtcgacgaaacactgaggatggaaggtgcccatttgaagaccccagagatgtaccctacttagctcaatccagacggttgtcatgctgatgcgctggggaggcaaaataagctgatccctggagccagcattacacttcagccatcaacaccagacagaaggatatctacatcatcatatggaaggaaacgtaaatggaaggagacacatatggatcacattagtttactttaaagctacgtcttagttggtgcttatcttggcgagagccgagttcaaatcagcatgaagttttaacatctactctcatgtaatggaaatcatggatcACAATCAGGTTGTCATGATTacacatacagttgcagacacaATTcttgacacccttaactaaagatcattcaagacgcatttccatttttttattttattttaattgttgtcaAATGTGGTTACCATTAACGCCCAGAGCAGTGGCATAGCCTGGGTGGGCCGCTTATTTATatgaatgccaagtttaagtacatttatataaacaaaataaaaaaaataacgttaACTGTGCGCCCTGAAGGCGGGTGTCTAAGTTTAGGTCAAAtaagctatttttttaaaatgccgCAGGCTTTAGCCGATCAAGCAAAATAGTCACTGTGATACAAAATTTAGGTGGGATCTTCCTCTCACCCAACCAATTATGTGCAAGTCacgtttgattgacagcttgcgAGGTAGTTGGTGCGAATCTGTTTATTTTAAGGTGTATTTTAAAGTAAGTTATAAGTAGTGCGGCGCTCAACATGGCAAAACAATTATGCACACACTTTTAAGAGTTTAGTAGAAAGGCTGGAGTGAACAGGATTCAGACAGCTGGCCGAATGCTGACAAATAGTTTAAATTGGTGTCGTTTGAAGAGATTTGTACGATTTTCTGGAGTGTCATGATATAACTGCAAGCCCCGACGCTTGCCTTTATCCTGTGTATGGAGCGGAGACGAGAGGATACTGACTAGGCAATGGTAGGTAATTGACTGACTTTCttgtatttaataattgcttaaagTGTAATactgtgttctcgctggtttggtgacgcttcctgtttgactttttaaagtgcattcactgtGAATATATTTAAGTACATGTATTTGTTgtctacttcaaacattttaaatggtttatatGGGAGATATAGTGGTTGGGAGTGTAGCCATGGCGGCGGGCATTGACAAATCGAGAGCAGATTTCGTAAGGAAAAAATATAATTTGCTTTCAGCTTCTTTcaatttaccgtgaaaaaatAGGCTTTATTTTCCTTAGAGTATTTCACACTGtgaattcatacttttatcaacgCCCTGCATTTGTTTACTATGGCAACGGTGTCAAACAAATACCGACTTCATGATTTTTTTGTCACACTACAATGACCTAGCGAATCAGTGGCATGTATgatgttttaatgtattaatattttgGTATCTGGTATCTGTGGTTTAAAACTTCACgaattagaaatgtaaagaaatacaaaaactttttcttttctttttcatttaaggTTTGCCGTTCACTTTTCTCCCGTGTATAAgattttaaaggcagcaaaatatggaaattgcacgttAATTTGCATTAGCGTGTCGACATAATTTTAAAGATTCACAGAACTTAAAAATGTTGCTTAATTTGTCACttaaggttgttttaaaaagtctgttttgtctgcttgttacgttttttctgcttgttgtctttgtttagctgtacctgagaaaatgcagtgaaaacgaaagCAGCCATATGATTAGctggaaacgaggtattctcagcacagctcAGAAACTATTAATAAGCGcaaagaaaccaagcaaaccgttttagtaattgcaaacctACAGAATTACTTACTTAGCACGCATTATTTACAAATACATGCGAGTAGTACCAAATGGCACAACCAGTACCGATGGCATCTCTGCACAACGCTACACctaggtgaggaacagccaaactcagctaacaaggtgaggttcctgaagacagtttactgtcaaaagtcatacaccatggcaagactgagcacagcaacaagacacaaagtagttatactgcatcagcaaggtctctcccaggcagaaatttcaatatatatatatataaaaaaaagtactgtatatatatatatatatatatatatatatatatatatatatatatatatatatttccaagccataggctggggaagcctattgtttttgttaggattattattattattattattattattattattattattattattattcccaaaccacatcgcagagttatgaaaacgcatacgtaagtagatgcctatggctggacaaccagactccagccctgacatgaaaaagtcacatggtttgacCGCCatcttggatctcgtggaaattttgggaatttttcaaaactcatgccgttaaaaacaacttaaggtggaactatgacgaTGGctgcagatagtgcagcaatggtgtataaaaaacacatacgttcaatcgaggtcgattgaacaattactttgcccgctacgctggattggcgccaaatattcaacaatcttcttgtcttaaacagCAAcgccaatcgacacctaaattggcacgcatgttcatgaccaggtccattctactgtttgtaaaatccacgctttttcattagaaaacatggccgcggcgcacaaataaccgtttcacgacggctctattttcgtacattcgtgcataaatccaaggtgcaatacactacagtcatgaaactttacatgaccatagagactcacgtgaagtactagtgatatgaaaatgacacattttggtcacatggtttggcggccatattgataaacGGAAAAAagcttttgcaacccataacaagaacaccattgcacttatgctcttcaatgtcaacacaattgtacagaccattggaaagtaataactgctgaagtttgAAAGAGATTGCTCACACGGtgcggcggccatattggaatttacattgaaatttaactcctagggcgtgccgaaAGGGTCATACTTATAATGGAACATGTACAGAagttgttggaaaacatggaacaagtattgaatagcagtttgctacgcatgaggaatgacggctgtattcatgtttttttctgaaaagtgatttaacattggatagaaaaaactgttagttccaaaaatgcaagcactgctgtaatagatgaaggctggctatatactctgggtatatagatacttgcactgcattgactccgagcaagcaagaaataatagcagcttcattgagcaatggatggtagcagagagctgagaaaaacaccaagttaacgtatatttaactatacttaaacaactgcacattagaagtaaattgaaggcaatatggtagagaagttaccctgaagttatgacaactgaaaaggattcttttgtgtcaaagcaaatggctggccagcagcacacggctgtacaaacaagtcctttgacctccagccctgacatgaaagaagcttgcccttcggggagtccactggggtataaaactaattaaacaggtttttgcttagaatatacagctggtttatgagggggtcataaagctagtcttcagggggaccagaaggggccaggctctaagacttcagagagatccaaagagataatgccactgggatcaaagggtctcaggcaaaacggagagataggaacaaggaagatgacaaaaaccagatgtatggacctttctggcaccaggggtctgaagaatgcactgagttcagaggtcgtcacactagactacacacacagacacacacacacacactcacactaaattaacaggataatgtgttgtaccttttctattggttaagtgttagagaaagaggaggtggaccatctatacagaagggtatttaatgtcatgcaacaattgtaagaacgagtattctgtttgtcctgtacctgggaccagactccctgcatatttcaataaacctaacaactgagtgaagaaaaggactctgtgcattttcttgaatctacttactcaccatcctttttttaagttacatctgaagtcatatgtgctctatgaaaaaatgtcttCACCCgcgacctctgacctctcctaaaggtcaaacgtgatgcatgacatcatcaacatacgcaactggctataaaactgcctataacttcttatcggctgcaccaaaatgcacagaatttgacacggatgtagagggctatgggatgttgtgccagtGTTTGCGCTAGGCcacgccattgcgccaatgcccccctgaaataaaaaaatgtcccgctgaatttctcttaacacgccccgtgtgtcccccttcccagaccagacgcaataccagtacgtagtaaattaatgcattttgtattaccatgacttgtctgacgacaggctaatctttgttacttgtttgtttacacttgcattttcataattaaactcccgtgcttttattctccagtcccgtggaatgcgctcacaccctccctggttacagtaaagcctggacgacaaagtcatcaggcttgttaacaacgtgGCCCGGCGCAAATAGAATCCCTGTTAAACCCCACCATTACTTcaggaagaataagtaatcagctttggcagtgactgttgaaatgtacgctattatatttgtgcttaaaaatactgtgaaattcatctGCTGTTAACTTATCTATTtgctagacaaaatatctgtctgatGTTTGGGGATATGGAGTGAtctagcaagtgaatgggagaaattTGAACTTGTGCGTACTGCAATACAGTTTATAGAcgaagtgcagtagatttgtgaaacgaaaaccgcattgattaaaaaaaaatagacgaCTATGGAAACgttaaaaaatgtgaaatgtgtcttttctatgacaaaaaaaatgcaaaaattatggtaagtagcattttcaaaaccatatcattatgtgcagtattaaaatatagcaaatccacaaaaccaactaAATACATATTTGACATTTAATtgagtgttctgtgtaacacgggccatcgtttaaccttgaaaaaaattaaatacagtacctgaagcaggtatacgcgtttatcatataaacaacatcaacgtgtgtgtaaaaataaagcaaaaaatgttttgaaaactttccaaaatatttactttggggctaagaatgaaaaatgtcaaaaaaatgcaatttttgatatggcaattgtcaaaataaaggggcagctgtaaggtaagaatttaccagtggACAATTGCATTTAAATACGACtattattttccccccaatttggaatgtccaattatgttttttctactCACCGCAGTGAGCCCCCACACAGCACAGAagttctgagggtgtgtgagcatcctccgatctcacacaccctaaagccagaatcgcttttacaccgagtaatccagagcagaggtgggcaggctaccGATGCCGGAGAACAAAGACctgccctgcctcttatccactctgaatgtgctcggtgtctggccagtagggttcctgttgcatgatgaggagaagcaatccctgccggtttcccatcccccacacCGGGAGTGTCGAGAGCtaatgtgacgcccccctcggggtccccagcaaagttcggcctcttgcACAGCCTGAGTAGCattcttttttattcatttattggaaacatattccaaattgaagtatgtAACAGAAGCTAAGAACCAAAAATTATTCAAAAGGCAAATGGagtggaggggggagaggggaggggggagggcagTGATAATATTGTTATTACTAATAAGAAATAACAAAGATTTTAAAACCGTGTTTCACACTCCTTTAATGCAACTTGATAAACTGACCCAATATatcaaaaggttttatttttgtgaacagATAATAAAACTGCCAGGGTTACAAAAAACACTTAATTCAAGAACTCATCATTTTTGGTTTTTGGAAGACTGGCAGTGCGTTTATGAAAAAAAATTGTACTTTTAAGAATCAGGGGTGATACAGTAAACTCCATCACAAACTCTGACAAACACACATCAGTCACGATTTCAGATATTTCATTGCTTCTTTCACtttaaaaagaagcaaaaaaaaacattacatatgtTCACCATATTACATTTACATGTATGTGTATAAATCAAAAGtgagtacaaaaaaaaagtgatgaGTGAATGCTGTTcagttttatttcaaaatacaagggggagagagaggagcaggaagggACTGATTTACTGAGCTAACATTTGGTGGGATGTTCAATTAAACAATGCtgccacattttaaatataaaatattaagaaTTCCAAATACACAAAAATGCACTACAAAACTGTTATAGAAGCTGATTTTCACGAAGTCCCCcgtcttttaatgatttaaacagtgtcAAGATCAATTTAATAGATCCATTTGTGTCTAAAAGGAAAACTAAACTGCATATGTTAGAAAGGTAAATACGTAAGgtggtaacatttaaaaaaaaatgtacataaataaCTTGCGTGCACATAGGAATATATGCAAGGCTGTGAAATTCCAGAAATCTGGTTATACTAGTTTCAGAATATTATCAGATAGGTTCCTTTTAGAAAAGAAAGCTCATTAAAGCATCCTCATCAAAATGATCCTGATTCAAACCTAACAAGCATCCCGTAACAACCAAACCTCATAGCAATGCATGTCAAGAAAACTTTCAGCCTGCTCGGACACAGGTCAATTATCACTGTTTTTGAGATCTCTGTTTGGTGGACTGGTATTGTACTGGACTGTAAAATCAGTGGAATTATTTGAACTGTCATGACAGCAGTGAGTCTGGTGGGCCTGTCCACCTCAGAAGGCCTTCCTCTCCAGCCTGTCCAGGACTCCTTGGACCTTCTGTACAGCCTCCTTCCTGGCCTGCCTCACAGACTCCTGGCCCCTAGTTTCAATCGAGTCCAGCTCTAGTAGCTCCTTGGTCAGCAGCTCCTCCAGGCAGCGGTAGTCCCTGTCTGCTTTGCGGCCCACGAACTCGTTCACATCCTCCTCCAGCAGCCGGACGTGCTCTGTGACCTGCTGTATCCGAGCCAGGTTAGGGTTATCACTCAGCTGGGGTCCTTGCGGAGGGGGTGGCTCTTCCTCTGTGGATTTCTGGGCTGGGTAGGGTTCTGGTTTCCTCCCTTCCTGGGTGTAGAGCTGGGGAGGGGAGCTGTATTCACCCCGCTGTCCAGAACCAGGGTTTGGTGGTCTTGTTTGAGGGCCAATTTGGGATGAAGACTGGCCTGGGTGGGGGTACCCTGAATACTGAGGgacctgttaaaaaaaagatgcaaCAATTCATCCATTATTGATCTTGACATCTTTTATTTCACCTCAATGAAAAAtgtttattgctttttaataagTATTCAAagtacatatactgtattaataatactatTCCTATActtgttttcagttgtattttgtgAAGAGGCCATGCATTTGCTTTTGAATACTAAAGTGTTCTCATTACGTCAATTACCGTTGATTATTTATTAAGTGTCCGTTTTGATAGGAAActggttgctgattgcacctctaCTACTTCTTATTGCAAATGTCACAACTGCAGTAGTTCTGCTATTTGTATCCACATTTATCATTTGACAACTTGAGGATCGATCCTAAAGTCATTTTTGCCGAACTGCCTTCAGAGAAAATCTGGTTTGCCCTTTGAACTTCATAGTGCCACAAGTTTCTGTCTCTCTCATCTACTTAAGCAGCAGCTATGACTGAGAGTAACTTGTATTTGGACAGATACATGCTACAATATGCTGTTCTCTACAACTACCATTTAAACCTAAAACAGACTTAAGTACCATATTGTACTATTTCTGCTCACCACATAAAAACTCTGTAGCCATAATTTAGATCCTTCAGTGTTAGATGAATTGAAAAGACTAGGATATTTCCCACTGCTTAATTTAACAAAGTTAAGTTCACCCCAAACCTACCCTGTGTACAGAGCTATGTCCATCCACCAAGCACTTACCTTTGGATCGCAAGTTAGTGCTGAGGGACCCGCACTAGGCCAGGCCTGGTGCTGTGAGCTCATGAAGGAGTTCTCGTACGAAGCAGCTGGTCTTTGCTGCCTTGCCCGCCACTGTTGCTGTGGAAGCCCATAACCAGGTGCTTGGGGCCAGGCCTCAAGCTGGGGCCCAGAGCACGACGAAGGCTGAGTCAGGTAAGGAGGGTTTTGGGAGACATCATCCACCCTTTGGCCATACTGCTGGTAAGGATAGCCTagagactgtttaaaaaaataaaaagatatttaaaatgtagCGTCAAATGAAAGTAAAAcccaaaatgtaattacaatacTACTCTCCTTCTATACCAACCTGGTAATTCACTCTGTGTGGTGTGGACAATAACATAGGAAACTAGAAAGGTTTTGTGATTATCTGCTTTGCATTCAGCATTCAATATCACAGTGCCACCTACTGACTAAAGTGTACTATGCTGCTGGATCTGGAATATTGATAAATGGGTGATTCTCACCAACTGGCTGTAAAACCATGTCCGTGGTGGAGATCTTTTTAAGAATGCATATTTGTAGCAAAAAAATATAATCATTGCAAAGGAGAAGGACAATTCTTTGCTATTAGTAAATAAAAAGGTattgttttttctcatttttcacatTAACACTTTTTCCACTTTAAATCTCATTACCGTAATGcgtccaaagtttttttttttatctttcttaaGCATTTGTTCATGataaaaataagaaatgtcaTTGACATAAATATGTATCTTGTTCAGAATTGTTCATAATTTACTATAATCTTTGGGTTGAAAAAGTACACCTTAAAATTTCTTTTGGAGAAAAACTACGTGTCCGAAGCAATTTGTCTCGTTAGCGTAACAATTGTTCAAGTTTCTCCAGAGAATCCAGGaagtatttaaataaagtgtTATTTACCCATTTACCCATGAAGCACCAGCAAGGTGCtctgtctttttcttttaaattcacaGTTTACCTTGGTATATCCTATGTTTTACAGTTTTGAATCTCATTACCGTAATTTGTAAAATATAAGAAATTAAttagatttaagaaaaaaataacagggTATAAGAGAGCCATAAAAATGCCTGAGGTTTCAAAGTAAAAGTTTCTCTAAGTCAAAGTGGctgacacattttatttacagaattAAGGTAGGCCTTCTCATTACCGTTACACTCATTTCTCATTACCATGTCAGTTATGAGACCTGTTACAGTAATGAGAGGTGGAATTACAGTAATGGTAACTATAAGGCATATTATACAAAACAGTTGTATTATAGTATTATATATACATCGCATCATAGATTATtggtgaattatttattttttttagctttttttaaatttaggcattaaaaacattgttttgtttagattgGCAGTGTAAGAAAGAGAGCAGCTTCACGAGCAAGGGTACAGAAGCACAGAGGAAAGATCTACAGTAGTGCT includes:
- the LOC117397735 gene encoding BAG family molecular chaperone regulator 4 gives rise to the protein MQVMSGLRNQGSKPYDAVVTDRGSVNGGDPAWAMQHNAKGNWSHYNNSETINWPAHGTTQEPVPYPGYPCSYWYPQAPPAGPYSGTYSPGSEANNQQGIAGYPNGAYNPTQYPGSLHPTNPFYCQAQQPTQPPYPSQAHCETGPHPVAPGVGGQPECNQSYPVPEGQTSLGYPYQQYGQRVDDVSQNPPYLTQPSSCSGPQLEAWPQAPGYGLPQQQWRARQQRPAASYENSFMSSQHQAWPSAGPSALTCDPKVPQYSGYPHPGQSSSQIGPQTRPPNPGSGQRGEYSSPPQLYTQEGRKPEPYPAQKSTEEEPPPPQGPQLSDNPNLARIQQVTEHVRLLEEDVNEFVGRKADRDYRCLEELLTKELLELDSIETRGQESVRQARKEAVQKVQGVLDRLERKAF